A part of Tardiphaga sp. vice304 genomic DNA contains:
- a CDS encoding polysaccharide deacetylase family protein yields MKQIRNTMIRAGLDALYFSGAHRVLKPIFGGVGNIFMLHHVRPAHAGLFQPNRHLEITPDFLRATLAYIRASDIDIVTPDELQRRLAEQDFSRRFACFTCDDGYRDNRDFALPAMQDFDAPLAVYVTSDFAQGTGRLWWIALERVIAGASAIEAPIDGDMVRLDTSTLPGKEMAFDRLHGWLRGLSDPELRRQMTALCAAHGVNEDAISGELCMSWDELKPFAADPLVTIGGHSVSHGNLAKQSQPDALHELIGSRTRIEAELQRPAVHLAYPYGDRCAAGPREFALAQQAGYATAVTTRPGVIFADNAEQITALPRVSLNGNYQDTRYLPVLTSGAATAMYNGFRRGHVA; encoded by the coding sequence ATGAAGCAGATCCGGAATACGATGATCCGCGCCGGTCTGGACGCGCTGTATTTCAGTGGCGCCCATCGGGTCCTGAAGCCGATCTTCGGCGGCGTCGGCAACATTTTCATGCTGCATCATGTCCGCCCGGCGCATGCCGGCCTGTTCCAGCCGAACCGCCATCTCGAGATCACCCCCGACTTCCTGCGCGCGACGCTGGCTTATATCCGGGCTTCCGACATCGACATCGTCACGCCCGACGAATTGCAGCGACGGCTGGCGGAACAGGACTTTTCGCGTCGCTTCGCCTGCTTCACCTGCGATGACGGCTACCGCGACAACCGCGATTTCGCGCTGCCGGCGATGCAGGATTTCGATGCCCCGCTTGCGGTCTACGTCACCAGCGACTTCGCGCAGGGCACCGGCCGGCTGTGGTGGATCGCCCTGGAACGGGTGATCGCCGGGGCTTCCGCCATCGAGGCGCCGATCGATGGCGACATGGTCCGGCTCGACACCTCGACGCTGCCGGGCAAGGAAATGGCGTTCGACCGGCTGCATGGCTGGTTGCGCGGATTGAGCGATCCGGAGCTTCGCCGCCAGATGACGGCATTATGCGCCGCCCATGGCGTCAATGAGGACGCCATCAGCGGCGAATTGTGCATGTCGTGGGACGAGTTGAAGCCGTTTGCCGCCGACCCCTTGGTGACGATCGGAGGCCACAGCGTCAGCCATGGCAACCTCGCCAAGCAGAGCCAGCCCGATGCGCTGCATGAGCTGATCGGCAGCCGCACCCGGATCGAGGCCGAGTTGCAGCGCCCCGCGGTTCATCTGGCCTATCCCTATGGCGATCGCTGCGCCGCGGGCCCGCGCGAATTCGCGCTGGCGCAGCAGGCTGGCTATGCCACGGCGGTGACGACGCGCCCCGGGGTGATCTTCGCCGACAACGCCGAACAGATCACCGCGCTGCCGCGGGTCTCGCTGAACGGCAATTACCAGGACACGCGCTATCTTCCGGTGCTGACCTCAGGCGCCGCCACCGCGATGTATAACGGCTTTCGCCGAGGCCACGTAGCGTAG
- a CDS encoding nuclear transport factor 2 family protein, giving the protein MSYDRSTVETVIQHYFDGLYEGDADKLAAIFHPTADLRWVSKGQLQVLTVPDWMALVKQRASAKSEGKAREDFIVTVDRSDENTAFVKVRCQLPPRYFTDYLVAMKLSDGWQIVSKAYRCDTRE; this is encoded by the coding sequence TTGTCCTATGACCGTTCCACCGTCGAGACGGTGATCCAGCACTATTTCGACGGCCTCTATGAAGGCGACGCCGACAAGCTCGCCGCGATCTTTCATCCCACGGCGGATCTGCGCTGGGTGTCGAAGGGGCAGTTGCAGGTGCTGACGGTGCCGGACTGGATGGCGCTGGTGAAGCAGCGCGCCTCCGCCAAGTCGGAAGGCAAAGCGCGTGAGGATTTCATCGTCACGGTGGATCGCTCCGACGAGAACACCGCCTTCGTCAAGGTGCGCTGTCAGCTCCCGCCGCGCTATTTCACCGATTATCTGGTGGCGATGAAGCTCAGCGACGGCTGGCAGATCGTCTCCAAGGCCTATCGTTGCGATACGAGGGAATAG
- a CDS encoding universal stress protein yields MAITDVLLVLRTYPEPTPLQVVEDADAIAGLLGAHLAAVACETIVDVPGSMLPTLLISIPGLIADEARKSRKNAEDLLAACEAAAGRRQGASVEIILGRGIAAEVPEIMVQHARLRDLTIVSVPDSDDPWYAEALIFGSGRPTLVLPERPRTRPLALDTILVAWDFSRAAARAVADALPILEKAKQVRIVTVGDEKPIDTPHSASELARNLARHGIDVVLDEVSAADRAIGDVLAAHAQSCSADMMVMGAYGHSRFRQFILGGATLSMLAGPPLPILFSH; encoded by the coding sequence ATGGCGATCACGGATGTATTGCTGGTATTGCGGACCTATCCCGAGCCCACGCCGCTGCAGGTCGTCGAGGATGCGGACGCCATCGCCGGCTTGCTGGGCGCGCATCTGGCCGCCGTCGCCTGCGAGACGATCGTCGATGTCCCCGGCAGCATGTTGCCGACGTTGCTCATCAGTATTCCCGGGCTGATCGCCGACGAGGCGCGCAAGAGCCGGAAAAACGCCGAGGATCTGCTGGCAGCCTGCGAGGCCGCTGCCGGCCGGCGACAAGGCGCGTCCGTGGAGATCATCTTGGGGCGTGGCATCGCCGCCGAGGTGCCTGAAATCATGGTGCAGCATGCGCGGCTGCGCGACCTCACCATCGTGTCCGTGCCGGACAGCGATGATCCCTGGTATGCGGAAGCACTCATCTTCGGCTCGGGCCGACCGACTTTGGTGCTGCCGGAGCGACCGCGGACCCGACCCCTCGCGCTGGACACCATCCTGGTGGCGTGGGATTTCAGCCGCGCTGCGGCGCGCGCCGTTGCGGATGCGCTTCCGATCCTCGAAAAGGCCAAGCAGGTCCGCATCGTCACCGTCGGTGACGAGAAGCCGATCGACACCCCTCACTCGGCATCCGAACTGGCCAGAAACCTGGCGCGCCACGGCATCGACGTGGTGCTGGACGAGGTCAGTGCGGCCGATCGGGCCATCGGCGACGTTCTCGCCGCGCACGCGCAGTCGTGCTCGGCGGACATGATGGTGATGGGGGCCTACGGTCATTCGCGGTTCCGCCAGTTTATCCTCGGCGGCGCCACCCTGAGCATGCTCGCAGGCCCGCCGCTGCCGATCCTGTTCTCGCATTGA
- a CDS encoding FUSC family protein, with product MIALLKRIWAFLVTHKVELGLGVRVTVAAMSALAIATAFGLKLPLWAVLTAIIVTQMSVGRSLKATRDYLVGTIGGAIYGGAVAILIPHTGEGALLGVLVLAVLPLSFIAAINPSLNVATVTAIIVLLLPTMNHVTPLESAIDRVLEVAVGAITGLLVSFLVLPSRAHSHIRAGAVKALELIASALGELLAAATRGRDNDELHRLQHGIGAALTGLDVTGAEAERERAAHLSSGPDTGPLLRTILRLRHDLVMIGRATVVPLPAELQKRLAGPLARVSAAIVSYLRAIAEALRSGTGAPAIWPVQVALQAYSAEVAALRSEGLTRGMPSDVTERFFAIGFSLEQMRQNLRDLERCVAEWADKVPELPTKAELP from the coding sequence ATGATTGCATTGCTGAAACGGATCTGGGCCTTCCTTGTCACGCACAAGGTCGAATTGGGGCTCGGCGTCCGCGTCACCGTGGCGGCGATGAGCGCGCTGGCGATTGCGACGGCCTTCGGGCTCAAGCTGCCGCTATGGGCGGTGCTGACCGCGATCATCGTCACCCAGATGAGCGTCGGCCGCTCGCTGAAGGCGACGCGGGATTACCTGGTCGGCACGATCGGCGGCGCCATCTATGGCGGCGCGGTGGCGATCCTGATCCCGCACACGGGCGAGGGCGCGCTGCTCGGCGTGCTGGTGCTGGCGGTGCTTCCCCTGTCCTTCATTGCCGCGATCAATCCCAGCCTGAATGTCGCAACCGTCACCGCCATTATCGTGCTGCTGCTGCCGACCATGAACCACGTCACGCCGCTGGAATCGGCCATCGATCGCGTGCTCGAGGTTGCGGTGGGTGCCATCACCGGACTGCTGGTGTCGTTTCTGGTGTTGCCCTCGCGCGCGCACTCCCACATTCGCGCCGGTGCGGTGAAGGCGCTCGAACTGATCGCCTCGGCGCTCGGCGAACTCTTGGCGGCAGCCACCCGCGGCCGTGACAATGACGAGTTGCACCGGCTGCAGCACGGCATCGGCGCGGCCCTGACCGGGCTCGACGTCACCGGCGCGGAGGCCGAGCGCGAGCGCGCCGCGCATCTGTCCTCGGGGCCGGATACCGGACCGTTGCTGCGCACCATCCTGCGGCTGCGGCACGATCTGGTGATGATCGGCCGCGCCACCGTGGTGCCGCTGCCGGCCGAATTGCAGAAGCGGCTGGCCGGGCCGCTGGCGCGGGTCAGCGCCGCGATCGTCTCTTATCTGCGGGCCATCGCCGAAGCCTTGCGCAGCGGCACCGGCGCGCCGGCGATCTGGCCGGTGCAGGTGGCGCTGCAGGCCTATAGCGCCGAAGTCGCCGCCTTGCGCAGCGAAGGATTGACGCGCGGGATGCCCAGCGATGTCACCGAACGTTTTTTCGCGATCGGCTTTTCGCTCGAGCAGATGCGACAGAATCTGCGGGATCTGGAGCGCTGCGTCGCCGAGTGGGCCGACAAGGTGCCGGAATTGCCGACAAAGGCAGAGCTCCCGTAG
- a CDS encoding MmgE/PrpD family protein yields the protein MANETATLAAYVADLKFDDIPQDVRERAKVLTLDYLGSTIRARQEAESTPALLNMLQALSLDGAGEATVFGDSKKWTPAVAALLNGALGHSLDFDDTHADSSLHPSAPVVPAAFAVGEMVGASGEQVLTAIVAGYEVCCRLGNALDPTSHYARGFHPTATAGTYGAAAAAGKLLGLSKEQLISAFGVSGSQAAGSLQFLVNGAWNKRYQVGAAAMNGVIAATLAKNDFLGATESVEGKHGLLVGYSDDAHPEKATAGLGTVYETMKIGVKPYPSCRYTHAAIDAIIAMRREHNLTPDQVTRVEIGLHRNGITLTGDAATKRHPTSIVGGQFSMFFTGALALDQGSFGWDDYKRLGDAAIDALADRFDVVQDERLEGQRHPFGGRVSITTEDGVHERIYADPSGEPSSFPDAQAMAQKFLQLARPVLNGGAERFADAILSLERYDRVSTATALGR from the coding sequence ATGGCCAACGAGACCGCGACGCTTGCTGCCTATGTAGCGGATTTGAAGTTTGACGACATCCCACAGGACGTGCGGGAGCGCGCCAAGGTTCTGACGCTAGATTACCTCGGCAGCACGATCCGCGCGCGTCAGGAAGCTGAATCGACGCCGGCTCTGCTGAACATGCTGCAGGCGCTGTCGCTCGACGGCGCCGGCGAAGCCACCGTATTCGGCGACAGCAAGAAGTGGACACCAGCGGTCGCGGCCCTGCTCAACGGCGCGCTCGGCCATTCGCTGGATTTCGACGATACCCATGCCGATTCCTCGCTGCATCCGAGCGCCCCGGTGGTGCCCGCCGCCTTCGCTGTCGGCGAGATGGTCGGCGCCTCCGGCGAACAGGTGCTGACCGCGATCGTCGCCGGCTATGAAGTGTGCTGCCGGCTCGGCAATGCGCTCGACCCGACCTCGCATTACGCGCGGGGATTCCATCCGACCGCAACCGCGGGGACCTATGGCGCCGCCGCCGCGGCCGGCAAATTGCTCGGCCTGTCGAAGGAGCAGTTGATCTCGGCGTTCGGCGTGTCCGGCAGCCAGGCCGCCGGCTCGCTGCAGTTTCTCGTCAACGGCGCCTGGAACAAGCGTTACCAGGTGGGTGCCGCCGCGATGAACGGCGTGATCGCCGCGACGCTGGCCAAAAACGATTTTCTTGGCGCCACCGAATCGGTCGAGGGCAAACACGGCCTGCTGGTCGGCTACAGCGACGACGCCCATCCGGAAAAGGCCACCGCCGGACTCGGCACGGTCTATGAGACCATGAAGATCGGCGTGAAGCCGTATCCGAGCTGCCGCTATACCCATGCCGCGATCGACGCCATTATCGCGATGCGCCGCGAGCACAATCTGACGCCGGATCAGGTCACACGCGTCGAGATCGGGCTGCACCGCAACGGCATCACGCTGACCGGCGACGCCGCCACCAAGCGTCACCCGACCTCGATCGTCGGCGGCCAGTTCTCGATGTTCTTTACCGGCGCGCTGGCGCTCGACCAGGGCAGTTTCGGCTGGGACGACTACAAGCGGCTCGGCGATGCCGCTATCGACGCGCTGGCCGACCGCTTCGATGTCGTCCAGGACGAACGGCTGGAGGGCCAGCGCCATCCGTTCGGAGGCCGCGTCTCGATCACCACCGAGGACGGCGTGCACGAGCGGATCTATGCGGACCCGTCCGGCGAGCCGTCGTCGTTTCCCGACGCACAGGCGATGGCGCAGAAGTTCCTGCAGTTGGCGCGGCCGGTGCTGAACGGCGGCGCCGAGAGATTTGCCGACGCCATCCTGTCGCTGGAGCGTTATGACCGCGTCAGTACAGCCACGGCGCTGGGGCGCTGA
- a CDS encoding DUF1330 domain-containing protein: MSKAYWIVRVSVRDEARYPDYLAAAKPAFEKFGAKFIVRGGAFEAIEGNARDRNVVVEFADRATATACYRSPEYDAAKAIRQKYAEADFIIIDGA; encoded by the coding sequence ATGTCGAAAGCCTACTGGATCGTCCGCGTCTCGGTGCGCGATGAAGCGCGTTATCCCGACTATCTCGCCGCGGCGAAGCCGGCATTCGAAAAATTTGGAGCGAAGTTCATCGTTCGCGGCGGCGCCTTCGAGGCGATAGAAGGCAACGCGCGCGATCGCAACGTCGTGGTCGAATTCGCCGACCGCGCCACCGCGACGGCGTGCTATCGCAGTCCCGAATATGACGCCGCCAAGGCGATCCGGCAGAAATACGCCGAGGCCGACTTCATAATCATCGACGGCGCCTAG
- a CDS encoding DUF1127 domain-containing protein, which translates to MADEFLPRIGDERRLTASQWTALRQAITRSVHIERGRMIRSAVAAGLAAVGAGWRRLCERQQARAALQAMRDVELRDIGVTRAGIEAAIRCRDTTA; encoded by the coding sequence ATGGCGGACGAATTCCTTCCCCGCATTGGTGATGAACGCCGCCTCACGGCGTCGCAATGGACGGCGCTTCGGCAGGCCATCACGCGCAGCGTTCATATCGAGCGCGGCCGGATGATCCGTTCCGCCGTCGCGGCTGGCCTTGCGGCGGTTGGGGCAGGCTGGCGTCGCTTGTGCGAGCGGCAGCAGGCCCGCGCCGCGCTGCAAGCCATGCGCGACGTCGAATTGCGCGATATCGGCGTCACCCGCGCCGGCATCGAGGCCGCGATCCGCTGCCGCGACACCACGGCGTAA
- a CDS encoding LysR substrate-binding domain-containing protein, with the protein MDLAELRIFRAVVREGGITRAAERLHRVQSNVTTRVRQLEDDLGTQLFVREGKRLHLTPVGQTLLGYADRLLALADEARDAVQDPRPRGVLRLGAMESTAAVRLPGPLHEFHRRHPDVQLELRIGNPQTLAQGILAGDLDAAFVAEPIAAAPFDRVHAFDEVPVIVSSASHPPIGRKGSAPRAVLVFENGCPHRKRLEDWYAKRGELPERTIELGSYHAMLGCVVAGMGVALLPESVLSTFPESERLLVHRLPAGENRAETVLIWRKGAASPNVLALQQVLRASRATGRTPTKRKA; encoded by the coding sequence ATGGACCTGGCTGAACTGCGCATCTTCCGCGCCGTGGTGCGCGAGGGCGGGATCACGCGCGCCGCCGAGCGCCTGCACCGCGTGCAGTCCAACGTGACGACGCGCGTGCGCCAGCTCGAGGACGATCTCGGCACACAGCTATTCGTCCGCGAAGGCAAGCGGCTGCATTTGACGCCGGTGGGCCAGACGTTGCTCGGCTATGCCGACCGACTGCTGGCTTTGGCCGACGAGGCGCGCGACGCGGTGCAGGATCCGCGGCCGCGCGGCGTGCTGCGCCTCGGCGCCATGGAAAGCACCGCTGCGGTGCGGCTGCCCGGCCCGCTCCACGAATTTCACCGACGCCATCCCGACGTGCAGCTCGAATTGCGCATCGGCAATCCGCAGACGCTGGCGCAGGGAATTCTCGCCGGCGACCTCGACGCGGCCTTCGTCGCCGAACCGATCGCCGCCGCACCGTTCGATCGCGTGCATGCTTTCGATGAGGTCCCGGTGATCGTGTCGTCCGCCAGCCACCCACCGATCGGTCGCAAGGGCAGCGCGCCGCGCGCGGTGCTGGTGTTCGAGAACGGCTGCCCGCATCGCAAGCGGCTGGAAGACTGGTATGCGAAGCGTGGCGAGCTGCCCGAGCGCACCATCGAGCTCGGCTCCTATCACGCCATGCTCGGCTGCGTCGTCGCCGGCATGGGCGTTGCGCTGTTGCCGGAAAGCGTGTTGTCGACGTTTCCCGAAAGCGAGAGGCTCCTTGTGCACCGGTTGCCGGCCGGCGAAAATCGCGCCGAGACCGTGCTGATCTGGCGCAAGGGCGCCGCGTCGCCGAATGTCCTGGCGCTGCAGCAGGTGCTGCGGGCTTCACGCGCGACCGGCCGCACGCCGACCAAGCGCAAGGCATAG